TCGGCTAATAAACCAGAAGAAAGATCTAACCCTACTCTTACTTGTTGCACAAGCAATTCCGCTAAAAAAGCTACATCATACATACCTAGATTCAACCCTTGTCCGGCAAGAGGATGAATAGAATGAGCTGCATCTCCTACCAAATAAAAATTTGACCTAGCAAATTCATTAGCTAACATTAGAGATAAATCAAATTTTTGAATATCACTATCAATAGTTATATTACCTAGCTGTTTACCTAAAGATTTTTCAAAATATTTTTTAAAAAAGAAAGATGATTGTGTTAATAAATTAGTAGCTTTTTGTTGTGATAGACTCCAAACAACAGAAGACCTATTACCTATCAAGGGTAATATTGCTAAAATGCCTTCATTTAAAAAATGTTGAATTGCAGTATCATTATGCGGCAACTTATGTTCAATAGAAAAAACTAAGGCTGTTTGTTTATAATTATGAGAACAAATATTAATATTTCCTATTTCGCGCAACTTAGAATTTTTACCATCGGCCGCTATTAAAATTTTACTGAATAATTTTTGATTATCCTTAAGCAGAATATTAACACCAGATATATTTTGACTAAAACTAGTAATCTGATTATTATATAGGATATCTATTTGATGCTCCTTGAGCTTTTCTTGCAAAATATTTAATAAATTAATGTTAGGCAACATGTAAAATAATATTTCCTCATCATTATCACCCAACGTTAAAATTTTGCTGCGAATAGGATCAGATAATAGAGAA
The Bartonella sp. DGB1 genome window above contains:
- a CDS encoding FAD-dependent monooxygenase translates to MQKIYNNISPTSNYDIIISGASYTGQTLAIAIKQACPFLKILLVESRANNIFSDRRSSSISPLVVNMFQALDIWSTVASYAQPVKKMILTDSLLSDPIRSKILTLGDNDEEILFYMLPNINLLNILQEKLKEHQIDILYNNQITSFSQNISGVNILLKDNQKLFSKILIAADGKNSKLREIGNINICSHNYKQTALVFSIEHKLPHNDTAIQHFLNEGILAILPLIGNRSSVVWSLSQQKATNLLTQSSFFFKKYFEKSLGKQLGNITIDSDIQKFDLSLMLANEFARSNFYLVGDAAHSIHPLAGQGLNLGMYDVAFLAELLVQQVRVGLDLSSGLLAESYQASRRFDCLSMAAVTHSINKIFSTEASVIQTLRDVMFKFVDNNEKLKYFFTKEMGEVNIDMPKLLQGEKL